A segment of the Micromonospora sediminicola genome:
CCAGGATGCGCCGGCACCGCTCTGCGTCGACGGTCATCGGCTTCTCCACGACCACGTCACAGCCGGCGCGCAGGGCCGTCGTCACGTACTCGTCGTGGGTGACGTCGACGCTCGTCACCAGCACCACGTCGACCCGCTCCTTGGCCAGCATGGCGGCGACGTCGGCGGCGTCGTACGTGGGCACCGGCGGGTGACGCAGCTCGGCCAGCCAGCGGTTGTGCGCGTCCATCCGGGTCCGGTTGACGTCGGCGAGCGCGACCAGCTCGGCGGTGTCGGCGTGGTCGAGCGCGAGCGCGCGGACGAACATCTCGGCGCGCGCCCCGGCGCCGACCAGGGCGTGACGGACCCGTTCCCGGGCCGGTGGTGACATGACGTCGGCCTCCCCGGCGATCGACTGCAAAGGTTTGCAGCCGAAGAAACCATGGCGATGGATGCGTCGTCAACGCCTCCCGACGAAGCCGCACCATCCATCCGCATTGATGCGCTTTTGAGTACCCGGCCGGTGTCGTGCCGAAATCGAGTCGCAACAATGGACCGTTGACACGGGAGCAACCGTTTGCATTAATGGGCGACACCCCCGTGACCCCCACCACATCGGACGAGGGAGCCCACCGTGCCAGCCACCATCCGGGACGTCGCCCGGGCCTCCGGTGTGCACATCTCCACCGTCTCCCGCACGTTCTCCGCCCCGCATCTGGTCAACCCGGAGACCCGGGTCCGCGTGCTGGCCTGCGCCGAGGACCTCGGCTACCGGCCCAACCGGGCTGCCCGGGCCCTGATCACCGGCCGCACCCACAACATCGGCCTGATCGTGGCCGACATCGCCAACCCGTTCTTCCCGCCGCTGATCAAGGCGGCGGAGGGGCAGGCCCGGCACCGCGACTATCACGTCTTCGTGGCCGACACCAACGAGGACCCGGCCGCCGAGGAGGACCTGGTCCACGCGCTCGCCAAGCAGGTCGACGGCGTCCTGCTGTGCAGCCCTCGGATGAGCAACAGCCTGATCGAGCAGGTCAGCCGCGAGGTGCCGGTGGTGGTGATAAACCGCCAGGTCGCCGGTCTGCCCTGCGTGATGATGGACGTCGGGCAGGGTGCGCGGGCCGCGATCGAGCACCTGCTCGGCCTCGGCCACCGGCGGATCGCGTTGCTCGGCGGCCCGCGCGGCTCGTGGACCGCCCGGGAGATGCGCCGCGCCGCGTCCGCCGCGGCCCGGGGCGGGGGAGCGGAGTTGACCCTCCTCGGGCCCAACCAGCCCACCGAGACCGGCGGCGGCGCGGTCGCCGAGCAGGTGCGCCGCAGCGGCGTCACCGCCGTGCTCGCCTACAACGACCTGATGGCGATCGGCCTGATCGAAGGGCTGGACGCGTTGGGGCTGCGGGTGCCGCAGGACGTCAGCGTGGTCGGCGTCGACGACATCGCGCTGAGCCGGCTCACCCGCCCCAAGTTGACGACGGTGGCCACGCCGACCGCGGCCGCCGGCCGGACGGCCGTCGACATGCTCCTGCAACTCGACTCCGACGCGCCGCGCGGCGCCCGGGGTCGGGGCGCGGCATCCGGCGACCGTCGCACCACCGCACAGGTAATGCTCCAGACCGCACTGGTCGTCCGTGACTCGACCGGGCCCGTCCCCGCGCCCGGTCGGGACGGCACCG
Coding sequences within it:
- a CDS encoding LacI family DNA-binding transcriptional regulator, with the protein product MPATIRDVARASGVHISTVSRTFSAPHLVNPETRVRVLACAEDLGYRPNRAARALITGRTHNIGLIVADIANPFFPPLIKAAEGQARHRDYHVFVADTNEDPAAEEDLVHALAKQVDGVLLCSPRMSNSLIEQVSREVPVVVINRQVAGLPCVMMDVGQGARAAIEHLLGLGHRRIALLGGPRGSWTAREMRRAASAAARGGGAELTLLGPNQPTETGGGAVAEQVRRSGVTAVLAYNDLMAIGLIEGLDALGLRVPQDVSVVGVDDIALSRLTRPKLTTVATPTAAAGRTAVDMLLQLDSDAPRGARGRGAASGDRRTTAQVMLQTALVVRDSTGPVPAPGRDGTGA